Below is a genomic region from Anaerolineae bacterium.
TGGGAATGATCACCTGCAATAGGATGGTTGGCCAACTGGCACCCAAACTCTGTGCCGCCTCGGTGAGCGTAACCACGTCGATTGCCGCTAGCCCGGTATCGATAGCGCGATACATGTATGGAAGCGCCAGCACCACATAGGCGGCGACCAACAGTGCATTCGTGCCGGTATAAGTGTTAGTTAGGAAAAAGGGTGCACCGCTGAAGACCCGGATCAAGCCGAAGACCAGCACAATCGCAGGCACGACAAACGGCAACATAGAGATAAACTCGGTCACGGGGCGCAGATGGGGTAAGCGCAGGCGAATCCAATAGGCAGTTGGGATCATCAATACCAGCCCCGCCAGGATGGTGATAAATCCAATCTGAAGCGAGAAAGCAAAGGTGCTCCAGAAATTTGGATCTTTTAAAACGCGTTCGTAGGCTAGGAAACTCAGCGTGCCCTTTTTGGCGCGCAGTGAGAAGAGAAACGTAGCGAGCAAGGGCAGCAGAAAATACAACCACCCTAATATCATCCAGGACCAAGACCAGAGGAGACTTAAACGGCGACTCATAGTTTCAACCACCTCTCGCTACGACGGCGCAAAGGATAATATAAAGCGATCATCAACGCCATGACGATCACCATTCCGATCGCTAGGGCATAGCCTAATCCTAGATTTTGCAACACATCACCCTTGATCTGCGAGCCAATCAGGATGGTGATCAGGTTGATGAAACCGCCGGTAAGTGAAACAGCGGTTGCATAAGCGCCAAAAGCATTGCCAAAGAGAAGGATTATAGCACCTAGGATAGAGGGGGTGAGAATGGGCAGGGCAACCCGTCGCCAGTAATCCCAGGAAGACGCCCCTAGAATCTCCGCTGCTTCCCGCCACTCGCGCCGTAGACCGTCTAGCGCCGGCGTGATGATTAGCACCATGAGCGGGAATTGAAAATAAATATAGGTAAAGGTTAGGCCCCAAAAGGAGTAAATGCTGAAACCAAGATCGTATAAGTTAATCCCGAAAAGGGTCTTGATGAGCACAGTGATCATGCCGGTTCGCCCCAGAGTAGCCATAAAGGCAAAAGCGAGAGGCACGCCAGCGAAGTTGGAGGCTACTCCAGAGAAAGTAAGCAAGACCGAGCGCAGACGGCGCGGTAAGCCGCCTGCTGTCACGCCATAAGCCATCATGAATCCCAGGATGCCACCGCCAACGGCCGAAGCCAGGCTAATACGAATGCTCACCCAATACGCTGAAAAAATCGAGGGTTTGAAGAGGTCCAGGTAGTTTTGGAATGTAAAATTCCCCTGCTTATCCTGGAAACTACCGAAGAGCAGAGAGGCAGAGGGCAGGATGATGAACAGAAAAATGAACAGGAAAAAGGGAAGCACCCATAGCACATCACGCCATGGATGAAAAACAATAGGGCGCGCTTGATGCGCGCCCTGCTTAACGAGGAAGGATGACTTATTTGACATCAGCGCCGACAATCTCCATCCATTTTTCGGAGATGATCTGTTTAGCCCTGTTGATCTGATCAACTGAAGGGAACACAGCTTTAGCGTAAGCCTCGGCAGGCGGCAGTTTTGCAGCGAGCTCCGGTGGGATCACTCCACGCGCGACCAAGTCGTTATAGCGGATGGGGTGGCAGCCACCTTTCAGCCAGATCAGTTGTCCTTCATCGCTGTAAAGGAATTCCATCCACAGTTTAGCGGCGTTGGGGTGTGGGGCGTAAGCGGAAATAGCTTGAACATATACGCCTGCGATTACGCCACTCTTGGGCACCACCACCTCGATTTCCGGATTGCCGGCCAGTGCCTCCTTGTCAGCCAGGGCAAGATAGTCCCAGCGCATTGCGATCGGAGTTTCGCCTTTCGCTATTGTAGCTTGCTTAGCAATGACCGGGACGAAGTTACCGGCATCGTTTAATTCCTTGAAGAACTGCAGGCCAGGCATCACATCATCCACGGATCCAGTACGAGCCAGTGCAGCGGCCATAATGCTCATTTGAGCTTGAGCAGAAGCGCGCGGATCGCCGGCCAGCGCAACCATGCCCTTGTATTCCGGTTTGAGCAGGTCTTCCCAGTCTTGGGG
It encodes:
- a CDS encoding ABC transporter permease subunit — encoded protein: MSRRLSLLWSWSWMILGWLYFLLPLLATFLFSLRAKKGTLSFLAYERVLKDPNFWSTFAFSLQIGFITILAGLVLMIPTAYWIRLRLPHLRPVTEFISMLPFVVPAIVLVFGLIRVFSGAPFFLTNTYTGTNALLVAAYVVLALPYMYRAIDTGLAAIDVVTLTEAAQSLGASWPTILLQVIIPNLRVAMISAAFLTLAIVMGEFTIASFLVGIKAFGPYMSLIGQNRTYESSSLAIISFALTWAFMGLIQFFSRGRAETTAAGAH
- a CDS encoding ABC transporter permease subunit, which codes for MSNKSSFLVKQGAHQARPIVFHPWRDVLWVLPFFLFIFLFIILPSASLLFGSFQDKQGNFTFQNYLDLFKPSIFSAYWVSIRISLASAVGGGILGFMMAYGVTAGGLPRRLRSVLLTFSGVASNFAGVPLAFAFMATLGRTGMITVLIKTLFGINLYDLGFSIYSFWGLTFTYIYFQFPLMVLIITPALDGLRREWREAAEILGASSWDYWRRVALPILTPSILGAIILLFGNAFGAYATAVSLTGGFINLITILIGSQIKGDVLQNLGLGYALAIGMVIVMALMIALYYPLRRRSERWLKL
- a CDS encoding extracellular solute-binding protein → MATQAPVESSEATQAPAESSMEALIQAAKQEGMLTVIALPRDWCNYGEMIDTFKAKYGLQVNELNPDAGSADEIEAIKANKDNKGPQAPDVVDVGFGYGPQLVEEQLAMPYKVSTWDTIPEDVKHPDGYWYGDYYGVLAFQVNKDIVQNVPQDWEDLLKPEYKGMVALAGDPRASAQAQMSIMAAALARTGSVDDVMPGLQFFKELNDAGNFVPVIAKQATIAKGETPIAMRWDYLALADKEALAGNPEIEVVVPKSGVIAGVYVQAISAYAPHPNAAKLWMEFLYSDEGQLIWLKGGCHPIRYNDLVARGVIPPELAAKLPPAEAYAKAVFPSVDQINRAKQIISEKWMEIVGADVK